In the Actinomycetes bacterium genome, one interval contains:
- the glnA gene encoding glutamine synthetase (forms a homododecamer; forms glutamine from ammonia and glutamate with the conversion of ATP to ADP and phosphate; also functions in the assimilation of ammonia; highly regulated protein controlled by the addition/removal of adenylyl groups by adenylyltransferase from specific tyrosine residues; addition of adenylyl groups results in inactivation of the enzyme) has translation DHAFLLEGDVFTSDVIETWVAYKREAEVDAVRLRPHPWEFALYYDI, from the coding sequence CCGACCACGCCTTCCTGCTCGAGGGCGACGTGTTCACCTCCGACGTGATCGAGACCTGGGTTGCCTACAAGCGCGAGGCGGAGGTCGACGCCGTCCGGCTCCGCCCCCACCCGTGGGAGTTCGCCCTCTACTACGACATCTGA